The following are encoded in a window of Paenibacillus polymyxa genomic DNA:
- a CDS encoding ATP-binding protein, translated as MRHVPKAVAALLAVIVLLLSLGYSAYAAKMTPERDYKIPSWDMRWGAVNEDGSLDEVKDSSKAWMHIENDTQLLRQPGNIGSAWIRMKLPSLNDETPAVLFENIYGRHITLYKDGTNFYESYRGYNYENNRILIPLKPEDSGKTLYIWTESSKNRLGIIGNVMTGDYRDLLGTLVRMDVLDIVLGSTFIFMALVLLICSFFMFRPSMAMWLSLSAIVLSIGLMIVTYSPFLYTFYRGYGKLYLQLFDVALFILLPSLAFFFEQNINSIILIRKFRKLLTAYSLFCFTMMIVNLGAQERLNDIYYFFSVVILGILLVALMILLVFASVRMALKGDHEAIILSTGFAFFAVISIGELSWFFILDGHYNMFLWKWGVFGFVLALIAILGRRLAEKHKQVVRYSRELEMFNNELQRSEKMEIISDLAASVAHEVRNPLQVTRGFLQLMSKQEDGKNKDYLHIALEELDRASAIITDFLTFAKPEFDQTKTLTILDEFKHIEGIISPMANLQGGKISLDIPQEIKVRGNSSKFKQAFINIIKNSIEALRDQGHIHIWAYVDNGEAVIHIRDNGEGMDAQTLSRLGEPYFSNKTKGTGLGMMVTFRIIETMNGKITFTSAKGVGTEATIRFPVAG; from the coding sequence ATGAGGCATGTGCCCAAAGCTGTCGCCGCCCTGCTAGCGGTCATTGTGTTGTTGTTGTCGCTGGGCTACTCCGCCTATGCGGCCAAAATGACCCCGGAAAGGGATTATAAAATACCCTCCTGGGATATGAGATGGGGAGCGGTAAACGAGGATGGCTCTTTAGATGAGGTAAAGGATTCCAGCAAGGCCTGGATGCATATTGAAAATGATACACAACTGCTTAGGCAGCCCGGTAATATAGGCTCTGCCTGGATTCGTATGAAGTTACCTTCGCTAAATGATGAAACGCCAGCGGTACTTTTTGAAAATATTTATGGCAGGCATATTACGCTGTATAAAGATGGGACCAATTTTTACGAATCCTACCGTGGGTACAATTATGAGAATAATCGTATTCTGATTCCGCTGAAGCCGGAAGACAGCGGTAAAACATTATACATATGGACGGAAAGCAGTAAGAATAGACTGGGCATTATCGGCAATGTGATGACCGGTGATTATCGTGATTTGTTGGGGACCTTGGTCAGAATGGATGTTTTAGATATTGTACTGGGCAGTACGTTTATCTTTATGGCACTAGTACTACTGATCTGCTCATTTTTCATGTTCCGTCCGAGTATGGCTATGTGGCTGTCCCTAAGTGCAATAGTATTGTCTATTGGTCTGATGATCGTAACGTATTCACCATTCTTGTATACATTCTATCGCGGCTATGGCAAGCTGTACTTACAACTTTTTGATGTGGCACTATTTATTCTGCTGCCTTCATTAGCCTTCTTTTTTGAACAAAATATCAATTCGATTATACTGATTCGCAAATTCAGAAAGTTGTTAACCGCATACTCTTTGTTCTGCTTTACCATGATGATTGTGAATTTAGGAGCACAGGAGCGGTTGAACGATATATATTATTTTTTTAGTGTAGTCATCTTGGGTATATTACTCGTCGCCTTAATGATACTGCTGGTATTTGCTTCGGTTCGCATGGCACTTAAGGGTGATCACGAAGCGATCATTTTATCGACAGGCTTTGCATTTTTTGCAGTCATCTCTATCGGGGAACTGAGCTGGTTCTTCATTCTGGACGGACACTACAATATGTTTTTGTGGAAATGGGGCGTGTTCGGTTTTGTACTGGCGTTGATCGCGATATTGGGCAGAAGGCTGGCAGAAAAGCACAAGCAGGTGGTTCGGTACTCCAGAGAACTGGAAATGTTCAATAATGAGCTTCAACGTTCGGAGAAAATGGAGATTATTAGCGATCTGGCTGCATCTGTAGCTCATGAGGTACGTAATCCCCTTCAGGTTACACGTGGATTTCTTCAGTTGATGAGCAAGCAGGAGGATGGTAAAAATAAAGACTATCTACATATCGCTCTGGAGGAGCTGGATCGAGCTTCCGCGATTATTACTGATTTTCTGACTTTTGCCAAGCCAGAATTTGACCAAACCAAAACGTTGACCATATTAGACGAATTCAAACATATTGAAGGAATCATCAGTCCAATGGCTAATTTGCAAGGTGGAAAAATTTCACTGGATATTCCCCAGGAAATCAAAGTGCGCGGGAATTCCTCCAAGTTCAAGCAGGCGTTCATCAATATCATCAAAAACAGCATAGAAGCGCTGCGAGATCAGGGTCATATTCATATATGGGCTTATGTGGACAACGGAGAAGCGGTCATTCATATTCGGGATAATGGTGAAGGGATGGATGCTCAGACTTTATCCAGACTAGGTGAGCCTTATTTTTCGAATAAGACAAAGGGCACGGGTTTGGGGATGATGGTGACTTTTCGGATTATTGAAACGATGAATGGCAAAATAACTTTTACAAGTGCAAAAGGGGTGGGAACAGAAGCGACCATCCGCTTCCCCGTAGCCGGATAA
- a CDS encoding NHLP leader peptide family RiPP precursor: protein MATEVLQTQVIQKAWEDASFREKLMSDPKSAIRDVLGVVIPDHIQIKTLEETPDQFFLVIPPDPSGVLAASQKPRSMW from the coding sequence ATGGCTACTGAAGTTCTTCAAACACAAGTCATTCAAAAAGCTTGGGAGGATGCCAGTTTCAGAGAGAAACTGATGTCAGATCCCAAATCTGCAATTCGTGATGTGTTAGGAGTCGTAATCCCCGATCATATCCAAATCAAAACGTTAGAGGAAACGCCTGATCAGTTTTTTCTGGTAATTCCTCCAGACCCCTCCGGCGTGCTCGCTGCATCCCAGAAACCTCGCTCGATGTGGTAA
- a CDS encoding polysaccharide deacetylase family protein → MFIAKAGKWTAIMAITLSLFTGSLVISSNQALAADCSSGYVALTFDDGPNPSNTKALLSALKQNGLRATLFNLGQNAQNNPSLVRDQQAAGMWIGNHSWSHPHMTQLSTSQMSSEITRTQQTIQSITGTAPKLFRPPYGETNATLKSIETQNGLTEVLWNVDSQDWNGASTAQIVAAAGKLKNGDVILMHDQYQTTLQAIPQIAQNLKNRNLCSGMISPSNGRAVAPDGGNGETPPNKGTKVEAENMTKGGQYTSNISSPFNGVALYSNNDSVKFTQNFTSGTHSFSLRGASNNSNMAKVDLKIGGQTKGTFYFGGSSPAVYTLNNVSHGTGNQEIELVVTADDGTWDAYIDYLEII, encoded by the coding sequence ATGTTTATAGCTAAAGCAGGAAAATGGACGGCGATTATGGCAATCACCTTGTCTTTATTCACAGGCTCGCTGGTGATCTCAAGCAACCAGGCGCTTGCGGCTGATTGCTCGAGCGGTTATGTAGCGTTAACCTTCGACGATGGTCCCAATCCCTCTAACACCAAAGCGCTGCTTAGTGCTCTGAAGCAAAACGGTTTACGCGCGACGCTCTTTAATCTTGGACAAAACGCGCAGAATAATCCTTCGCTTGTACGTGACCAGCAAGCAGCAGGCATGTGGATCGGTAATCATTCATGGTCACATCCGCATATGACACAACTGAGCACATCGCAGATGTCATCGGAAATTACACGCACGCAGCAAACGATACAGTCCATTACTGGCACGGCACCAAAGTTGTTCCGTCCTCCGTATGGCGAGACCAACGCAACCCTCAAATCCATTGAGACCCAAAACGGTCTTACCGAAGTATTGTGGAACGTTGACTCCCAAGACTGGAACGGCGCCTCCACCGCACAGATCGTAGCTGCTGCGGGCAAACTTAAAAACGGCGATGTGATCCTGATGCATGATCAGTACCAGACTACACTCCAAGCTATTCCACAAATTGCACAGAACCTCAAAAACCGTAACCTCTGCTCTGGTATGATCTCACCAAGCAATGGCCGGGCGGTAGCGCCTGATGGCGGAAACGGCGAAACGCCGCCAAACAAAGGCACAAAAGTGGAAGCAGAGAATATGACCAAAGGCGGTCAGTATACTTCAAATATCAGCTCGCCGTTCAACGGAGTGGCTTTATACTCCAACAATGATTCAGTGAAATTCACACAGAATTTTACCAGCGGCACCCATAGTTTTTCACTCCGTGGTGCTTCAAATAATTCCAACATGGCCAAAGTTGACTTGAAAATTGGTGGACAAACGAAGGGTACCTTCTACTTCGGCGGGAGCAGTCCTGCGGTCTATACTTTAAACAATGTCAGCCATGGAACCGGAAATCAAGAGATTGAGCTTGTTGTAACAGCCGATGATGGGACATGGGATGCTTATATTGACTATTTAGAGATCATCTAA
- a CDS encoding DJ-1/PfpI family protein: protein MKSHVLIYDGYVSFEIMLATYFMKTKGDIVTIGVTKDPVISYEDFKVTPSVALDEVSAEDIQLLIIPGGDNTPLKTNKQLLALINTLNNDNKVIATICSATELLEIAGVSYKNPVNHPTGLEIYKNIITAKPNKYVDFAIEIGKVMDIYTDDEDLKETIDFFKLFKDS, encoded by the coding sequence ATGAAATCACATGTTCTAATTTATGATGGTTATGTGAGTTTTGAAATTATGTTAGCAACCTATTTTATGAAAACCAAAGGGGACATTGTTACGATTGGTGTAACCAAAGACCCAGTGATTTCCTATGAGGATTTTAAAGTTACGCCTTCGGTAGCCCTTGATGAAGTGTCTGCGGAGGATATTCAACTCCTAATTATACCTGGTGGAGATAACACTCCATTAAAGACGAACAAGCAACTTTTAGCTTTAATCAATACACTGAATAATGATAATAAAGTGATAGCGACCATTTGTTCTGCCACTGAACTTCTGGAGATAGCAGGTGTCTCCTATAAGAATCCTGTGAATCATCCAACGGGTCTGGAGATATACAAGAATATCATTACGGCTAAACCAAATAAGTATGTGGACTTTGCAATTGAAATAGGCAAGGTGATGGACATTTATACGGATGATGAAGATTTAAAAGAAACCATTGATTTTTTTAAGCTCTTTAAAGATAGTTGA
- a CDS encoding helix-turn-helix domain-containing protein, protein MEITPTIQAEIQTYLKRKGLTMTKFGHTIDLNVGTVSSIVTGNRSISVHQLDSITAGMNLPSDYFYERYIEECIEESPLNWKKISPFLYRCIELGRLDCLQRVVILLLDNPNYPPSLFEVAENVYKDGYNEAAAYLYKKVAESEKQQHSERLAICQYRLFQINIGQDRAINLQAAIEFAPFVDRLDEIEQLDALKDLANVYRSLSMWDKVYEFAHQMGQMGKIQYNLVHNSKRKGTEPRKKLSRPLFVYIVYSELLCANACDAKGDHEQALEHIRGYADLSWVKEKDPDSLYWKKQYLQWAKINTYVNRLMSGDISVLPDYVEHMAAENEIFAELLNVLEVANRYNVDVDHILQRFEPQIAAHQEPLSSDMYTQQVLPEEYVRFWYKLAKYNLNKGRYSYGFKCLIDAFEKAVTLKHALLIANCVGLFERFRAYAEPEILARYNMWERNDRKDGFAICSD, encoded by the coding sequence ATGGAAATCACACCTACGATACAGGCAGAAATTCAAACCTATTTGAAACGAAAAGGCTTAACGATGACCAAGTTTGGTCACACGATTGATTTGAATGTAGGTACAGTTAGTAGCATTGTGACCGGTAACCGATCTATTTCTGTTCACCAACTGGATAGCATTACTGCGGGAATGAATTTACCATCGGATTATTTTTACGAACGTTATATTGAAGAATGTATTGAAGAATCTCCGCTCAACTGGAAAAAAATCAGCCCTTTCTTATACCGATGTATTGAGCTAGGACGACTGGACTGCTTGCAGCGAGTTGTAATTCTGTTATTGGATAACCCTAATTATCCGCCATCGCTCTTTGAAGTTGCCGAAAATGTATACAAAGACGGTTACAATGAAGCAGCGGCTTACCTTTACAAAAAAGTGGCTGAAAGTGAGAAGCAGCAGCATTCAGAGCGATTGGCGATCTGCCAGTATCGTTTGTTCCAAATCAATATTGGACAAGATAGAGCTATAAATCTTCAAGCTGCCATTGAATTTGCCCCTTTTGTTGATCGTTTAGACGAGATAGAGCAATTAGATGCATTAAAAGATTTGGCGAACGTGTACAGATCATTAAGTATGTGGGACAAGGTGTATGAATTTGCACATCAAATGGGTCAAATGGGAAAGATCCAATATAATTTGGTTCATAACTCTAAGCGAAAAGGAACAGAGCCACGAAAAAAGCTAAGCAGGCCACTGTTTGTATACATAGTTTACTCCGAATTGCTGTGTGCTAATGCTTGCGATGCAAAAGGAGATCATGAACAGGCATTAGAACACATTCGCGGTTATGCTGATCTAAGTTGGGTAAAGGAGAAGGACCCTGATTCACTTTATTGGAAGAAGCAATATCTACAATGGGCAAAAATTAATACTTACGTCAACAGGCTTATGTCCGGGGATATAAGTGTTTTGCCGGATTACGTAGAACATATGGCTGCCGAAAATGAGATTTTTGCCGAGCTACTGAACGTCCTTGAAGTAGCTAATCGATACAATGTAGATGTGGACCATATCTTACAGCGCTTTGAACCCCAAATTGCAGCTCATCAGGAACCGTTGTCTTCTGACATGTATACACAACAGGTTTTACCAGAAGAATACGTAAGGTTCTGGTACAAGTTAGCCAAGTATAACCTGAATAAAGGTAGATATTCATATGGTTTCAAATGTTTAATAGATGCTTTTGAAAAAGCTGTTACTCTTAAACATGCACTTCTTATTGCTAATTGCGTTGGTTTGTTTGAGCGTTTTAGAGCATATGCCGAACCTGAAATACTAGCTCGGTACAACATGTGGGAAAGAAATGATCGAAAAGACGGATTTGCAATTTGTAGCGACTAA
- a CDS encoding aspartyl-phosphate phosphatase Spo0E family protein — translation MNRYETVTLIQQMEHARQHLHDLYEEYGFGHACVLEQSMLLDELINQYNRMYQTRKQPHHVLDQNINNDDVMFSTSSPFSLCKTVASPT, via the coding sequence ATGAACAGGTATGAAACGGTAACGTTAATTCAACAGATGGAACACGCCAGACAACATTTGCATGATCTTTACGAAGAGTATGGCTTCGGACATGCTTGTGTACTTGAGCAGTCTATGCTTTTGGATGAACTGATTAATCAGTACAACCGTATGTATCAGACCAGAAAGCAGCCTCACCATGTTTTGGATCAGAACATTAACAACGACGATGTTATGTTCAGTACATCCTCCCCTTTCTCTTTATGCAAAACTGTGGCTTCTCCCACGTAA
- a CDS encoding acyltransferase produces MSKPRIAEWTELRGLAYLAVVLQHCIGEYIYRSDIQQPDSVMLAMLYHLTRFGTPTFVFLSAALLFYNGNKPIGYPRYIGRRFRDIYVPFLCWTVIYWVCTQNWSTSQWGNIYFYKGMFEEMIIPVSGYHLWFVVMIFQFYILFPLFAKAAGQVQAFLRRYSTKRRKQLVVAIMLIAATAYALLLQWSYYDMSAWSTGLPSFWQTLLDYRTYNFVMYFFYFMLGAVCAYMTDTWRGLAKQTLPWNVFVFIGLFMLMGHTMLIQSGDTINLNISTYLKPSTFVLIVSQLLLLYGLLLHLQKDTRSEPFRRMLNWIGRYSFGGYLAHALVLAFISYYTRSLALGDHHFTATLITFIVVASVSLGISWLFAHLPGGNWIVGSKGRQRLNWHSFRFQFFSSKRASKSTQELG; encoded by the coding sequence ATGAGTAAGCCGCGTATCGCGGAGTGGACAGAACTACGGGGCCTTGCCTACCTCGCTGTCGTGCTTCAGCATTGCATTGGCGAATATATTTATCGCAGCGACATCCAACAGCCAGATTCTGTTATGCTCGCGATGCTGTATCATTTGACACGTTTTGGCACACCGACGTTCGTTTTCCTGTCTGCGGCGCTGCTATTTTATAACGGCAACAAACCGATTGGCTATCCTCGCTATATTGGCAGGCGGTTTCGAGATATTTATGTTCCTTTCCTTTGCTGGACTGTTATTTATTGGGTATGTACTCAAAACTGGTCAACGTCGCAGTGGGGAAATATTTATTTTTACAAAGGTATGTTCGAGGAAATGATCATCCCGGTCAGCGGATATCATCTATGGTTTGTAGTGATGATCTTTCAGTTTTATATTTTGTTTCCTTTATTTGCAAAAGCAGCCGGGCAGGTTCAAGCGTTTCTACGTCGTTACAGCACGAAAAGACGCAAACAGCTTGTTGTGGCTATTATGCTGATTGCCGCTACAGCTTATGCTTTGCTGTTACAATGGTCCTACTATGACATGTCTGCATGGAGCACTGGGTTGCCGTCCTTTTGGCAGACTCTGCTGGATTATCGCACCTATAACTTTGTCATGTACTTTTTCTATTTTATGCTGGGCGCAGTATGTGCTTACATGACAGACACGTGGCGTGGACTGGCCAAACAGACGTTGCCGTGGAATGTATTTGTGTTTATTGGTTTGTTCATGCTCATGGGTCACACGATGCTGATCCAGTCGGGCGATACGATCAATCTTAATATTTCCACCTATTTGAAGCCAAGCACCTTTGTGCTCATTGTCTCGCAGCTGCTTTTATTGTACGGACTGCTGCTCCATTTGCAAAAAGATACACGATCCGAGCCGTTTCGCCGTATGTTGAACTGGATCGGGCGTTATTCTTTTGGAGGATATCTGGCCCATGCGCTCGTGCTGGCCTTCATATCCTACTACACCCGCTCGCTTGCACTGGGCGATCATCATTTTACAGCTACGCTCATTACGTTTATCGTCGTGGCAAGTGTTTCTCTGGGCATCAGCTGGCTTTTTGCCCATCTGCCCGGCGGCAACTGGATTGTTGGTTCCAAAGGCAGACAGCGGTTGAACTGGCATTCGTTTCGTTTCCAGTTCTTTTCCTCCAAACGTGCTTCCAAAAGCACGCAGGAGCTTGGCTAA
- a CDS encoding substrate-binding domain-containing protein produces the protein MKKTLLVYMLLIAAFALYVFRYEQSGPLNGTWEDKGLRGSIGETYIMITFQSGLEYWKSGLKGFEDAGDALGVTVEYRGATRYDAQEQTTVIEQAIARKPAGIAISAIDPHSLIPVINKALDAGIPVVLFDAEAPGSRAYSFLGTDNYKAGVTAADKMAELLGREGQVAVLTLPGQQNHEERSRGFRDTIQRQYPAMKVVEVADGRADAMVSRDESQRLMKAYPKLAGIFVTDATGGTGVGEAVLSQKNSHPLKIISFDTNKATLDMIRGGTISATIAQGTWNMGYWSLQYLFHLHHHLTIPAPSSTGDNTPLPVRVDTGISVVTRANVDDYYAK, from the coding sequence ATGAAAAAAACGCTGCTGGTATATATGCTGTTGATTGCGGCCTTTGCTCTCTATGTGTTCAGGTATGAACAATCTGGCCCGTTGAATGGCACTTGGGAGGATAAAGGGCTGCGAGGCAGTATCGGAGAGACCTATATAATGATTACGTTCCAGTCCGGTTTGGAGTATTGGAAAAGCGGGCTCAAGGGCTTCGAGGATGCGGGTGATGCTTTAGGGGTGACTGTGGAGTATCGGGGAGCTACCCGTTATGATGCGCAGGAGCAGACAACTGTTATTGAGCAAGCAATTGCTCGTAAACCCGCAGGGATTGCGATTTCCGCGATTGATCCTCACTCCCTGATTCCGGTGATTAATAAGGCGCTGGATGCGGGCATTCCTGTGGTATTGTTTGATGCCGAAGCGCCGGGGAGCCGGGCGTATTCCTTTTTGGGCACGGATAATTATAAGGCGGGCGTGACCGCTGCGGATAAAATGGCAGAGCTGTTGGGACGAGAAGGTCAGGTTGCTGTTCTGACGCTGCCTGGACAGCAAAATCATGAGGAACGCTCGCGTGGCTTTCGCGATACCATTCAACGGCAGTATCCTGCGATGAAGGTGGTGGAAGTCGCAGATGGCCGCGCAGACGCGATGGTCTCCCGGGATGAGTCGCAAAGGCTGATGAAAGCTTATCCGAAACTGGCGGGCATTTTTGTGACCGATGCAACGGGAGGAACAGGTGTGGGTGAAGCGGTACTGAGCCAAAAAAACAGCCATCCGCTGAAAATCATTTCTTTTGATACGAATAAAGCGACACTGGATATGATTCGTGGTGGGACAATCTCGGCAACGATTGCCCAGGGAACATGGAATATGGGTTATTGGTCGCTTCAATATTTGTTCCATCTGCATCATCATTTGACGATTCCTGCACCTTCTTCCACTGGAGACAACACGCCGTTGCCCGTGCGGGTAGATACTGGGATTTCCGTGGTCACCCGGGCGAATGTAGATGATTATTATGCGAAATAA
- a CDS encoding cache domain-containing sensor histidine kinase, whose protein sequence is MMPRLRFRNMPLRYQLMLLFLLFGIVPSLGLGLLVNWTVERIIERQVEDHTMQLIGKVNEALDTKMENLQNMTYLIAFNPDIGEFWKGKTLADGHAGHVSIVTPENQGERAQNSVQNQALSSKQALSSVQEQDTLYEMKQFLQGYTTLYPEIAGILIVNEKGDYISNEMYARSTRSLTEEGWYQQAAQHAGIFTVLGQPSHRNVTTHVRYKDSEIVSVVRSVTDPETGRVLGAIMIDLKLRAVSQAARDVTLGKSGYLMVTDAEGRSVYRPDMPLIERIPPQWFGAGDSGMFTREAGGRELLFMFRASEFTGWRTVGVFPARESTLEVRQIQFYVICFVFIVCLFGLTASLRLSSSIAQPIFRLMSYMRTAETGDLTVRQWSDRGDEVGMLGRSFNRMLEQIRRLMSLSELRERQKRDAELRSLQEHIKPHFLYNTLDTIHWMARKNGADDVSDMVGALSRLFRLGLSKGDDFIPLRSEIEHISSYMQIQQTRYRDRLRWELNLPDELKDLFVLKLMLQPVVENAIYHGIKARRGPGTIWIEAKAEGDKLLLTVRDDGAGMTADRLRELREWLEIPLEAMEVKQKQKGVSTHGRSYGMLNVQARIRLSFGEEYGIVLESKEGTGTCVTITHPLLLDMAQLKKPYEKGEGQDDEIKGHTQLDNGESD, encoded by the coding sequence ATGATGCCGCGGTTACGCTTTCGCAATATGCCTTTACGTTATCAGCTCATGCTGCTGTTCCTGTTGTTTGGCATTGTGCCTTCGCTGGGATTAGGTCTGCTGGTCAATTGGACGGTGGAACGGATTATTGAGCGGCAGGTGGAAGACCATACGATGCAATTGATTGGCAAGGTGAACGAAGCGCTGGATACCAAAATGGAAAATTTGCAAAACATGACGTATCTGATTGCTTTTAACCCCGATATCGGGGAGTTCTGGAAAGGGAAGACGCTGGCTGACGGACACGCGGGTCATGTAAGTATCGTAACGCCGGAAAACCAGGGTGAGCGGGCACAGAACTCGGTGCAAAATCAGGCTCTCAGCTCCAAGCAGGCATTAAGTTCTGTACAGGAGCAGGATACACTATATGAAATGAAGCAATTTTTGCAGGGCTATACTACGTTATATCCTGAAATTGCAGGGATTCTGATCGTAAACGAAAAAGGCGACTATATAAGCAACGAAATGTACGCTCGAAGCACGCGTAGCCTGACGGAAGAAGGCTGGTACCAACAGGCGGCGCAGCATGCAGGCATATTCACTGTGCTAGGACAGCCGAGCCACCGTAATGTGACCACTCATGTCCGGTACAAGGACAGTGAAATTGTCTCCGTCGTTCGTTCGGTTACAGATCCGGAAACCGGACGCGTGCTAGGCGCGATTATGATTGACCTCAAGCTGCGGGCTGTATCGCAGGCTGCCAGAGATGTAACCCTGGGCAAAAGCGGGTATTTAATGGTGACAGATGCTGAAGGGCGCAGCGTGTACAGGCCGGATATGCCTTTGATTGAGCGTATCCCGCCGCAATGGTTCGGGGCAGGTGACAGCGGGATGTTTACCCGTGAAGCTGGAGGCAGGGAATTGCTGTTTATGTTCAGGGCTTCCGAATTCACGGGCTGGAGAACAGTGGGGGTATTCCCGGCACGCGAATCTACACTGGAAGTGCGGCAAATTCAGTTCTATGTCATCTGTTTTGTTTTCATTGTATGTCTGTTTGGCTTAACGGCATCCTTGCGATTATCGAGTTCCATAGCACAGCCGATTTTCCGGCTGATGTCCTATATGCGAACGGCAGAGACAGGGGATCTTACAGTTCGCCAATGGAGTGACCGTGGGGATGAAGTTGGAATGCTGGGGCGGAGCTTTAACCGAATGCTGGAGCAAATTCGCCGTCTCATGTCACTTAGCGAACTGAGGGAACGGCAAAAACGGGATGCCGAGCTGCGCAGCCTTCAGGAGCATATTAAGCCTCATTTTCTATACAATACGCTAGATACGATTCATTGGATGGCCCGAAAAAATGGAGCAGACGACGTGTCCGATATGGTGGGAGCGCTATCGAGATTGTTCCGTCTCGGGCTGAGCAAGGGGGATGACTTTATTCCACTGCGCTCCGAGATTGAGCATATATCTAGCTATATGCAAATCCAGCAAACCCGCTATCGTGACCGACTTCGCTGGGAATTGAATCTACCTGACGAGCTAAAGGATCTGTTCGTGTTGAAGTTAATGCTTCAGCCTGTAGTGGAAAACGCGATTTATCACGGCATCAAGGCCAGGCGTGGTCCAGGCACGATTTGGATAGAAGCTAAAGCTGAGGGCGACAAGCTGCTGCTGACGGTACGTGACGATGGCGCCGGGATGACGGCGGACCGTCTGCGTGAATTGCGTGAATGGCTGGAAATACCCCTGGAGGCGATGGAAGTAAAGCAGAAGCAAAAGGGAGTTAGTACCCATGGCAGAAGCTATGGCATGCTGAATGTACAAGCGCGTATCCGGTTATCTTTTGGCGAGGAATATGGAATTGTACTGGAGAGCAAAGAAGGGACAGGTACCTGCGTGACGATCACTCATCCGTTGCTGCTGGATATGGCGCAACTGAAGAAGCCTTATGAAAAAGGAGAGGGTCAGGATGACGAAATCAAAGGCCACACACAACTCGACAACGGCGAGTCTGATTGA